From a single Fusobacterium pseudoperiodonticum genomic region:
- a CDS encoding RNA-binding S4 domain-containing protein — protein MRLDKFLKVSRIIKRRPIAKLVVDGGKVKLDGKVVKAAAEVKVGQTLEIEYYNKYFKFEILQVPLGNVSKDKTSDLVKLLDTKGLDIEINLDKDEDFFE, from the coding sequence ATGAGACTAGACAAATTTTTAAAAGTTAGTAGAATTATTAAGAGGAGACCCATTGCAAAACTTGTTGTAGATGGAGGAAAAGTTAAACTAGATGGAAAAGTTGTAAAAGCAGCTGCTGAAGTTAAAGTCGGGCAAACTTTAGAGATAGAATACTATAATAAATATTTTAAGTTTGAAATTTTACAAGTTCCTTTAGGAAATGTTTCTAAAGACAAGACAAGTGATTTGGTAAAATTATTAGATACTAAAGGTTTAGACATCGAAATTAATTTAGATAAGGATGAGGATTTTTTTGAATAA
- the ispE gene encoding 4-(cytidine 5'-diphospho)-2-C-methyl-D-erythritol kinase, producing the protein MRIFLNKYKIFPNAKINIGLNVYQKAGDGYHEIDSVMSPIDLSDEMDITFYSEIGDLKISCSDKNIPTDERNILYKAYEIFFENSKKHKEKIEISLTKNIPSEAGLGGGSSDAGFFLKLLNEHYGNVYNEKELEELAMKVGSDVPFFIKNKTARVGGKGNKVELVENNLKDSLILVKPLGFGVSTKDAYNSFDELDEVRYANFEKIVECLRNDNRKDLEKYIENGLEQGISERNADIKMFKEILNSVVPGKKFFMSGSGSTYYTFVTEIERSQIETRLRTFVDNVKIIISKTIN; encoded by the coding sequence ATGAGGATTTTTTTGAATAAGTATAAGATTTTCCCGAATGCTAAAATTAATATAGGTTTAAATGTTTATCAAAAAGCAGGAGATGGTTATCATGAAATTGATTCAGTGATGTCTCCTATTGACTTATCCGATGAAATGGACATAACATTTTATTCAGAAATAGGAGATTTAAAAATTAGCTGTTCTGATAAGAATATTCCCACTGATGAAAGAAATATTTTGTATAAGGCATATGAGATATTTTTTGAGAACAGTAAGAAACACAAGGAGAAAATAGAAATATCTTTAACAAAGAATATTCCTTCTGAAGCTGGTCTTGGAGGAGGAAGTTCTGATGCTGGTTTTTTTCTGAAACTTTTGAATGAGCATTATGGAAATGTTTACAATGAAAAAGAATTGGAAGAGTTGGCAATGAAAGTAGGCAGTGACGTACCTTTCTTTATTAAAAATAAGACTGCAAGAGTTGGAGGAAAAGGTAACAAAGTTGAGTTAGTGGAAAATAATTTAAAAGATTCGCTAATTTTAGTAAAACCATTAGGTTTTGGTGTATCAACGAAAGATGCTTATAATAGTTTTGATGAATTAGATGAAGTTAGATATGCAAATTTTGAAAAAATCGTTGAGTGCTTAAGGAATGACAATAGAAAAGATTTAGAAAAATATATAGAAAATGGTCTAGAGCAAGGAATTTCAGAAAGAAATGCTGATATTAAAATGTTTAAAGAAATATTAAACTCAGTAGTACCTGGAAAGAAATTCTTTATGTCTGGTAGTGGGAGTACATACTACACATTTGTTACAGAAATAGAAAGATCCCAAATTGAAACTAGGTTGAGAACTTTTGTTGATAATGTAAAGATAATCATAAGTAAGACAATAAATTAG
- a CDS encoding SpoVG family protein codes for MIVTNVKIKKVDGDKLDRLKAYVDITLDESLVIHGLKLMQGEQGLFVAMPSRKMRNEEYKDIVHPICPDLRNYITKVVEEKYNSIEEETTVEIA; via the coding sequence ATGATTGTTACAAATGTAAAAATAAAAAAAGTGGATGGAGACAAATTAGACAGACTAAAAGCATATGTAGATATAACTTTAGATGAAAGTTTGGTTATCCATGGTTTAAAATTAATGCAAGGAGAACAAGGATTGTTTGTAGCAATGCCATCAAGAAAAATGCGTAATGAAGAATATAAAGACATTGTTCACCCAATTTGTCCTGACCTTAGAAATTACATTACAAAAGTTGTTGAAGAAAAGTATAATTCAATTGAAGAAGAAACAACAGTAGAAATAGCTTAA
- a CDS encoding ATP-binding protein, producing MNFVNREKEMETLEREYKKENSFVVIYGRRRVGKTTLIKEFIKNKKAFYFFADKQNENLQIERFKNQIAENFKDEILKKIEIKDWDTLFEYLITKISNEKFVLVIDEFQYLSLINKNFSSIFQRIYDEKLKDKNIMVILCGSLISMMYSETLAYDSPLYGRRTAQIKLQPIKFKYYNKFFKNKSTQDLIELYSITGGIPKYIMSIDREQSALYNIENNLFDKNNYLYSEPKFLLQEEVNDLSRYFSILNAISIGHTKMSSISSYLQINAGGISAYILKLIELDILEKEIPITENIDNSKKVLYRIKDNYLKFWFAYIYPYQSYFEIENLTYVKNKINNEFELYVSKIYEDLARESIWENIPFPLLKVGRWWDKNTEVDIVALGENNKIVFGECKYSKKQVGLSILKQLQEKAKNIKWNNNNREEYFILFSKSGFSEELEELAQKEKNIILKKLV from the coding sequence ATGAATTTTGTCAATAGAGAAAAAGAAATGGAAACTCTTGAAAGAGAATATAAAAAAGAAAATAGTTTTGTTGTAATATATGGAAGAAGAAGAGTTGGAAAGACCACTTTAATAAAAGAATTTATAAAAAATAAAAAAGCATTCTATTTTTTTGCTGATAAACAAAATGAAAATTTGCAAATTGAAAGATTTAAAAATCAGATAGCAGAGAATTTTAAAGATGAAATTTTAAAGAAAATAGAAATAAAAGATTGGGACACACTTTTTGAATATTTAATAACAAAAATTTCAAATGAAAAATTTGTTTTAGTAATAGATGAATTTCAATATTTATCTTTAATTAATAAAAATTTTTCCTCTATTTTTCAAAGAATATATGATGAAAAGCTAAAAGACAAAAATATTATGGTTATCTTATGTGGTTCTTTAATATCTATGATGTACTCAGAAACTTTAGCCTATGATAGCCCTCTATATGGAAGAAGAACAGCACAGATAAAGCTTCAACCAATAAAATTTAAATACTATAATAAATTTTTTAAAAATAAGTCCACTCAAGATTTAATAGAACTTTACTCTATAACAGGTGGTATTCCTAAATATATTATGAGTATAGATAGAGAGCAATCAGCCTTATATAATATAGAAAATAATCTATTTGATAAAAATAACTATCTTTATTCAGAACCCAAATTTTTACTTCAAGAAGAAGTGAATGACCTATCAAGATATTTCTCTATATTAAATGCCATATCTATAGGACATACAAAAATGTCTTCAATATCCTCATATTTACAAATAAATGCAGGAGGAATATCTGCTTATATATTAAAACTTATAGAATTAGATATTCTAGAAAAGGAAATCCCTATTACTGAAAATATAGATAATTCAAAAAAAGTATTATATAGGATAAAAGATAATTACTTGAAGTTTTGGTTTGCCTATATATATCCTTATCAAAGTTATTTTGAAATTGAGAATTTAACCTATGTAAAAAATAAAATTAATAATGAGTTTGAGCTATATGTTTCAAAGATATATGAAGATCTAGCCAGAGAAAGTATATGGGAGAATATTCCATTTCCATTATTAAAAGTTGGTAGATGGTGGGATAAAAATACAGAGGTGGATATTGTAGCTTTAGGAGAAAATAATAAAATTGTTTTTGGAGAATGTAAATATTCTAAAAAACAAGTAGGTTTAAGTATTTTGAAGCAATTACAAGAAAAAGCTAAAAATATAAAATGGAATAATAACAATAGAGAGGAATATTTTATTCTATTTTCAAAATCAGGCTTTAGTGAAGAATTAGAAGAATTAGCTCAAAAAGAAAAAAACATAATTTTGAAAAAATTAGTATAA
- a CDS encoding PepSY domain-containing protein, producing MKRLLLVGAIIIGSLGFSTNALAALSQEQIKTIVKKEVPNGQLTKFELDRENGRKVYEVEVMDGNVEKEFKIDAETGEVIKFKTEKKVAKKAKKEPKISYDRAKEIALKQSKNGKFKEIELKHKNGVLVYDVEVAEGFMDREFLIDAMTGEILRDKKDF from the coding sequence ATGAAGAGATTATTGTTAGTAGGAGCAATTATCATTGGAAGTTTAGGGTTTTCAACAAATGCTTTAGCTGCATTGAGTCAAGAGCAAATAAAAACAATAGTAAAAAAAGAAGTTCCTAATGGACAACTAACTAAATTTGAACTGGATAGAGAAAACGGAAGAAAAGTCTACGAAGTTGAAGTTATGGATGGAAATGTTGAGAAGGAATTTAAAATAGATGCTGAAACAGGCGAAGTTATAAAGTTTAAAACTGAAAAAAAAGTAGCAAAAAAAGCAAAGAAAGAACCTAAAATTTCTTATGATAGAGCTAAAGAAATTGCATTAAAGCAATCTAAAAATGGAAAGTTTAAAGAAATAGAATTAAAACATAAAAATGGTGTTTTAGTATATGATGTAGAAGTTGCAGAAGGATTCATGGATAGAGAATTCTTAATCGATGCAATGACAGGAGAAATCCTAAGAGATAAAAAAGATTTTTAA
- a CDS encoding flavocytochrome c, protein MKKNFLGRFLGLTALMFTLLFTTASAEVYEGTGYGYHQDGIVLDVEIKDNKIVDIQIKKEQESDFAKPAIREIIKRAIATQSYEVDGVSGASLTSEGTKEAIEEAVKASGAKLTKVEAALNKKTKLSRQADVVVIGGGGAGLTSAIAAYEKGASVILIEKTELLGGNTNYATAGLNAAGTSVQKKLGVEDSAELFYEDTMKGGKNRNNKALVKVLTGKSSAIVDWLLERGADLNELTSTGGQSAKRTHRPTGGSAVGPNIITALSNVAEKDKIDIRKGTKAIALVKNNNKISGVKVKEANGEEYIIKAKAVIVATGGFGANAKMVEKYNPKLKGFGSTNDPAIVGDGIVMIEKIGGALVDMDQIQTHPTVLHKKTNMITEAVRGEGAILVNKDGKRFIDELETRDVVSKAILDQKGKSAFLIFDEEIRTKLKAADGYVKKGYAVEGTLEEIAAKIGTDAKTLEATLNKYNEAVKNKADNEFKKKTLPKELTGTKYYAIEVSPAVHHTMGGVRINTNAEVLGKNGRPIKGLYAAGEVTGGIHGANRIGGNAVTDITVFGKIAGENAATYSKSVK, encoded by the coding sequence ATGAAGAAAAATTTTTTAGGAAGATTTTTAGGACTGACGGCTTTGATGTTCACTCTTCTTTTTACTACAGCTAGTGCTGAAGTATATGAAGGAACAGGTTATGGTTACCATCAAGATGGAATAGTACTTGATGTAGAAATTAAAGACAATAAAATCGTTGACATTCAAATCAAAAAAGAACAAGAATCAGATTTTGCTAAACCAGCAATAAGAGAAATCATTAAAAGAGCTATAGCTACTCAAAGCTATGAAGTAGACGGAGTTTCAGGAGCTTCATTGACTAGTGAAGGAACAAAAGAAGCTATAGAAGAAGCAGTTAAAGCAAGTGGAGCAAAATTAACAAAAGTTGAAGCAGCTCTTAATAAAAAGACAAAACTTTCAAGACAAGCTGATGTAGTTGTAATTGGAGGAGGAGGAGCAGGACTTACTTCTGCAATTGCTGCTTATGAAAAAGGTGCAAGTGTTATATTAATTGAAAAAACAGAACTTTTAGGTGGAAATACTAACTATGCAACAGCTGGACTAAATGCGGCTGGAACAAGTGTACAAAAGAAATTAGGTGTTGAAGACAGTGCTGAACTTTTCTATGAAGATACAATGAAAGGTGGAAAAAATAGAAATAATAAAGCCTTAGTTAAAGTATTAACAGGAAAATCAAGTGCAATAGTTGACTGGTTACTAGAAAGAGGAGCAGACTTAAATGAACTTACTTCTACTGGTGGGCAAAGTGCTAAAAGAACTCATAGACCAACAGGTGGTTCTGCAGTAGGTCCAAATATTATTACTGCACTTTCAAATGTTGCTGAAAAAGATAAAATAGATATAAGAAAAGGAACAAAAGCTATAGCCTTAGTTAAAAATAACAATAAAATATCTGGAGTAAAAGTTAAAGAAGCTAATGGTGAAGAATATATAATCAAAGCAAAAGCTGTAATAGTTGCAACAGGTGGATTTGGAGCCAATGCTAAAATGGTTGAAAAATATAACCCAAAATTAAAAGGATTTGGTTCTACAAACGATCCTGCAATAGTTGGAGATGGGATTGTTATGATAGAAAAAATTGGTGGGGCTTTAGTAGATATGGATCAAATCCAAACTCACCCAACAGTTTTACATAAAAAGACTAATATGATAACTGAAGCAGTTAGAGGAGAAGGAGCTATCCTTGTAAATAAAGATGGAAAAAGATTTATTGATGAACTTGAAACAAGAGATGTAGTTTCTAAGGCTATCCTAGATCAAAAAGGAAAATCAGCTTTCTTAATTTTTGATGAAGAAATAAGAACTAAATTAAAAGCTGCCGATGGCTATGTTAAAAAAGGCTATGCTGTTGAAGGAACACTTGAAGAAATAGCTGCTAAAATAGGAACAGATGCAAAAACTTTAGAAGCAACATTGAATAAATACAATGAAGCAGTTAAAAATAAAGCTGACAATGAATTTAAAAAGAAAACTTTACCTAAAGAGTTAACAGGAACAAAATACTATGCAATAGAAGTTTCACCAGCAGTACACCATACGATGGGTGGAGTTCGTATCAATACTAATGCTGAAGTTCTTGGAAAAAATGGTAGACCAATAAAAGGACTTTATGCAGCTGGAGAAGTTACAGGTGGTATACATGGAGCTAACAGAATAGGTGGAAATGCAGTTACAGATATCACAGTATTTGGAAAAATAGCTGGAGAAAATGCAGCAACATACTCAAAATCAGTAAAATAA
- the serS gene encoding serine--tRNA ligase: protein MLELKFMRENVEMLKEMLKNRNSNIDMDAFVALDAKRREVLSEVETLKRDRNNVSAEIANLKKEKKDASHLIEKMGGVSSKIKELDAELVEIDEEIKNIQMTIPNVYHPSTPIGPDEDSNKEIRRWGEPKKFDFEPKAHWDIGEDLGILDFERGAKLSGSRFVLYRGAAARLERALISFMLDTHTLEHGYTEHITPFMVKAEVCEGTGQLPKFEEDMYKTTDDMYLISTSEITMTNIHRKEILEQSELPKYYTAYSPCFRREAGSYGRDVKGLIRLHQFNKVEMVKITDAESSYDELEKMVNNAETILQRLELPYRVIQLCSGDLGFSAAKTYDLEVWLPSQNKYREISSCSNCEAFQARRMGLKYKVTNGSEFCHTLNGSGLAVGRTLVAIMENYQQEDGSFLVPKVLIPYMGGIDVIKK from the coding sequence ATGTTAGAACTAAAATTTATGCGTGAAAACGTTGAAATGCTAAAGGAAATGCTAAAAAATAGAAACAGCAACATCGATATGGATGCCTTTGTTGCACTAGATGCTAAAAGAAGAGAAGTACTATCGGAAGTAGAAACTTTAAAAAGAGACAGAAATAATGTTTCAGCTGAAATAGCTAATTTGAAAAAAGAAAAAAAGGATGCTAGTCATCTAATTGAAAAAATGGGAGGAGTTTCTTCTAAAATTAAAGAATTAGATGCTGAACTTGTAGAAATAGATGAAGAAATTAAAAATATTCAAATGACTATTCCTAATGTTTATCACCCTTCAACACCTATCGGACCTGATGAAGATTCTAATAAAGAAATCAGAAGATGGGGAGAACCTAAAAAATTTGACTTTGAACCTAAAGCTCACTGGGATATTGGAGAAGATTTAGGAATTTTAGATTTTGAAAGAGGAGCTAAATTAAGTGGTTCAAGATTTGTTTTATATAGAGGAGCTGCTGCTAGATTAGAAAGAGCTTTAATCAGCTTTATGCTTGATACTCATACTTTAGAACATGGATATACTGAACATATAACTCCATTTATGGTTAAAGCTGAAGTTTGTGAAGGAACAGGACAATTGCCAAAATTTGAAGAAGATATGTACAAGACAACTGATGATATGTACTTAATCTCTACTTCTGAAATCACTATGACTAATATTCACAGAAAAGAAATTTTAGAACAATCTGAATTACCTAAATACTATACTGCTTATTCACCTTGTTTCAGAAGAGAAGCAGGATCTTATGGTAGAGATGTAAAAGGACTTATCAGATTACACCAATTCAATAAAGTTGAAATGGTTAAAATCACAGATGCTGAATCTTCTTATGATGAATTAGAAAAAATGGTTAACAATGCTGAAACAATTTTACAAAGACTAGAATTACCTTATCGTGTTATCCAACTTTGTTCAGGAGACTTAGGTTTCAGTGCTGCTAAAACTTATGACTTAGAAGTTTGGTTACCATCTCAAAATAAATACAGAGAAATTTCTTCTTGCTCAAACTGTGAAGCTTTCCAAGCTAGAAGAATGGGATTAAAATATAAAGTAACTAATGGAAGTGAATTCTGTCATACTCTAAATGGATCAGGACTTGCTGTTGGAAGAACATTGGTTGCTATTATGGAAAACTATCAACAAGAAGACGGTTCTTTCTTAGTGCCTAAAGTTCTTATACCTTATATGGGTGGAATAGATGTTATTAAAAAGTAG
- the eutJ gene encoding ethanolamine utilization protein EutJ — MNLDKVNKYIKEFEKTITKPRTNFDKSKFFVGVDLGTANIMITILDKDGKPVAGATQRSRVVKDGIVVDFIGAISIVRKLKEELEEKLGIEITEGYTAIPPGVEQGSVKAIVNVVESAGIDVKKVVDEPTAASYVLGITDGVVVDLGGGTTGISILKDGKVVFVADEPTGGTHMTLVIAGSYGVDFETAEDIKTDKKREKEVCLQITPVLQKMASIVKKYISAYDVKDVYLVGGACSFEDSEKIFAKELGLNIHKPYMPLYITPIGIALAGLKD; from the coding sequence ATGAACTTAGATAAAGTTAATAAATATATAAAAGAATTTGAAAAAACAATTACTAAACCTAGAACTAATTTTGACAAGAGTAAATTTTTTGTTGGAGTGGATTTAGGTACAGCTAACATAATGATCACTATTTTAGATAAAGATGGAAAACCTGTTGCAGGTGCAACTCAACGTTCTAGAGTTGTTAAAGATGGTATAGTTGTAGATTTCATAGGAGCTATTTCTATTGTTAGAAAGTTAAAAGAAGAGTTAGAAGAAAAATTAGGTATAGAAATAACTGAAGGTTACACTGCTATTCCACCAGGAGTAGAGCAAGGTAGTGTAAAAGCCATTGTGAATGTTGTTGAATCAGCTGGTATAGATGTAAAAAAAGTTGTGGATGAACCAACTGCTGCTTCTTATGTTTTAGGTATAACTGATGGAGTGGTTGTTGACTTAGGTGGTGGAACAACAGGTATCAGTATACTTAAAGATGGTAAGGTTGTCTTTGTTGCAGACGAACCAACTGGTGGAACACATATGACTTTAGTTATAGCAGGAAGCTATGGGGTGGATTTTGAAACGGCTGAAGACATAAAGACTGATAAGAAAAGAGAAAAAGAAGTGTGTCTACAAATAACTCCTGTTTTACAAAAAATGGCTTCTATAGTAAAAAAATATATAAGTGCTTATGATGTTAAAGATGTATATTTAGTTGGTGGAGCTTGTAGCTTTGAAGATAGTGAAAAGATTTTTGCAAAAGAACTAGGATTGAATATTCATAAACCTTATATGCCTTTATATATAACTCCTATTGGTATTGCCTTAGCAGGATTAAAAGACTAA
- a CDS encoding HPr family phosphocarrier protein, with protein sequence MKSVKVHIKNKKGLHARPSSLFVQLVTKYDSDITVKSEDETVNGKSIMGLMLLAAEEGRELELIADGPDEDAMLAELVDLIEVKRFNEE encoded by the coding sequence ATGAAATCAGTAAAAGTACATATAAAAAACAAAAAAGGTTTACATGCAAGACCTTCGTCACTATTTGTTCAATTAGTTACAAAGTATGATTCTGACATAACAGTAAAGTCTGAAGATGAAACTGTTAATGGTAAAAGCATTATGGGGCTTATGCTTCTAGCTGCCGAAGAAGGTAGAGAACTTGAATTGATAGCAGATGGTCCAGATGAAGATGCAATGCTAGCAGAACTTGTAGATTTAATAGAAGTAAAAAGGTTTAATGAGGAGTAA
- a CDS encoding bifunctional 4-hydroxy-3-methylbut-2-enyl diphosphate reductase/30S ribosomal protein S1: MEIIRAKHMGFCFGVLEAINVCNSLVEEKGRKYILGMLVHNKQVVEDMERKGFKLVKEEELLEDIDDLKENDIVVVRAHGTSKNVHEKLKERKVKVYDATCVFVNKIRQEIEIANEKGYSILFMGDKNHPEVKGVISFADNIQIFESLEEAMEVKIDSDKTYLLSTQTTLNKKKFEEVKKYFKENYQNVIIFDKICGATAVRQKAVEDLAVKANIVIIVGDTKSSNTKKLYEISKKLNSESYLVENEEQLDLTIFRGKEVIGITAGASTPEETIMNIEKKIRGTYKMPNVNENQNEFLEMLEGFLPNQEKRVEGTIESMDQNYSYLDVPGERTAVRVRTEELKGYKVGDTVEVLITGVSEEDDDQEYIIASRKKIEVEKNWEKIEDSFKNKTVLEGEVTKKIKGGYLVQALFHAGFLPNSLSEIPENEEKVAGKKVQVIVKDIKVDPKDKRNKKITYSVKDIKLAEQAKEFAGLEVGQTVDCVVTEVLEFGLAVDINALKGFIHISEVSWKRLDKLADVYKVGDKIKAVVVSLDEAKKNVKLSIKRLEADPWATVADEFKVGDEVDGVVTKVLPYGAFVEIKPGVEGLVHISDFSWTKKKVNVAEYVKEGEKVKVKITDLHPEDRKLKLGIKQLVANPWDSAEKDYAVDTVIKGKVVEVKPFGIFVELTDGIDAFVHSSDYNWIGEETPKFEIGNEVELKITELDLNDRKIKGSLKALRKSPWEHAMEEYKVGTTVEKKIKTVADFGLFVELTKGIDGFIPTQYASKEFIKNIRDKFNEGDVVKARVVEVNKDTQKIKLSIKEIEREEAKREEREQIEKYSVSSSEE; the protein is encoded by the coding sequence ATGGAAATTATTAGGGCAAAACATATGGGATTTTGCTTTGGGGTATTAGAAGCCATAAATGTTTGTAACTCTTTGGTTGAAGAAAAAGGTAGAAAATATATTTTAGGAATGCTCGTTCATAATAAACAAGTAGTTGAAGACATGGAAAGAAAAGGCTTCAAGCTTGTTAAAGAAGAAGAGTTACTAGAAGATATTGATGACTTAAAAGAGAATGATATAGTGGTAGTAAGAGCTCATGGAACTTCTAAAAATGTTCATGAGAAATTAAAAGAAAGAAAAGTAAAAGTTTATGATGCTACTTGTGTTTTTGTCAATAAGATAAGGCAAGAAATAGAAATAGCAAATGAAAAGGGATATAGCATTCTATTTATGGGTGATAAAAATCATCCAGAAGTAAAAGGAGTTATATCTTTTGCTGATAATATACAAATCTTTGAAAGTCTAGAAGAGGCTATGGAAGTTAAAATAGACTCAGATAAAACTTATTTACTTTCTACTCAAACAACTTTAAATAAAAAAAAGTTTGAAGAGGTAAAAAAATATTTCAAAGAAAACTATCAAAATGTAATAATTTTTGATAAAATATGTGGTGCAACAGCAGTTAGACAAAAGGCTGTTGAAGACTTAGCTGTAAAGGCTAATATAGTAATAATAGTTGGAGATACAAAAAGCTCAAATACAAAAAAGTTATACGAAATATCTAAAAAATTAAATTCAGAGAGCTACCTTGTTGAAAATGAGGAGCAGTTGGACTTAACTATTTTTAGAGGGAAAGAAGTAATAGGAATTACTGCAGGAGCGTCAACACCAGAAGAAACAATAATGAATATAGAAAAAAAAATAAGGGGGACATATAAAATGCCTAATGTAAATGAAAACCAAAACGAATTCTTAGAAATGCTAGAAGGATTCCTACCAAACCAAGAAAAAAGAGTAGAAGGAACTATAGAATCTATGGATCAAAACTATTCGTATCTTGATGTTCCTGGTGAAAGAACAGCAGTAAGAGTTAGAACAGAAGAATTAAAAGGGTATAAAGTGGGAGATACTGTTGAAGTATTGATTACAGGTGTATCAGAAGAAGATGACGACCAAGAATACATCATCGCTTCAAGAAAGAAAATTGAAGTTGAAAAGAACTGGGAAAAAATCGAAGACTCTTTCAAAAACAAAACTGTTTTAGAAGGAGAAGTTACAAAGAAAATAAAGGGTGGATACTTAGTACAAGCTTTATTCCATGCTGGATTCTTACCTAATTCATTATCAGAAATTCCTGAAAATGAAGAAAAAGTTGCAGGAAAAAAAGTTCAAGTTATAGTAAAAGATATCAAAGTTGATCCTAAAGATAAAAGAAATAAGAAAATTACTTATTCTGTAAAAGATATTAAATTAGCAGAACAAGCTAAAGAATTTGCAGGATTAGAAGTTGGACAAACTGTTGACTGTGTTGTAACAGAAGTTTTAGAATTTGGTTTAGCAGTTGACATAAATGCTTTAAAAGGATTTATCCATATTTCTGAAGTATCTTGGAAGAGATTAGATAAATTAGCAGATGTTTACAAAGTTGGAGATAAAATCAAAGCTGTAGTTGTTTCATTAGATGAAGCAAAGAAAAATGTAAAATTATCTATAAAAAGATTAGAAGCAGATCCATGGGCAACAGTTGCTGATGAATTTAAAGTTGGAGATGAAGTTGATGGAGTTGTAACAAAAGTTTTACCTTATGGTGCTTTTGTTGAAATTAAACCTGGAGTAGAAGGACTTGTACATATTTCTGATTTTAGTTGGACTAAAAAGAAAGTTAATGTTGCTGAATATGTAAAAGAAGGAGAAAAAGTAAAAGTTAAAATAACTGACTTACATCCAGAAGATAGAAAATTAAAATTAGGAATCAAACAATTAGTTGCTAATCCTTGGGATAGTGCTGAAAAAGACTATGCAGTTGATACTGTTATCAAAGGAAAAGTTGTTGAAGTTAAACCATTTGGAATTTTTGTTGAATTAACAGATGGAATAGATGCTTTCGTTCATAGCTCAGACTATAACTGGATAGGGGAAGAAACTCCTAAATTTGAAATAGGAAATGAAGTTGAATTAAAAATAACTGAACTTGATTTAAATGATAGAAAAATCAAAGGAAGTTTAAAAGCATTAAGAAAAAGTCCTTGGGAACACGCAATGGAAGAATATAAAGTTGGAACAACAGTTGAAAAGAAAATAAAAACTGTAGCTGACTTTGGATTATTCGTTGAATTAACAAAAGGAATAGATGGATTTATTCCTACTCAATATGCATCTAAAGAATTCATTAAAAATATCAGAGATAAATTTAATGAAGGAGATGTAGTAAAAGCTCGTGTTGTAGAAGTAAATAAAGATACACAAAAAATTAAATTATCTATTAAAGAAATAGAAAGAGAAGAAGCAAAAAGAGAAGAAAGAGAACAAATAGAAAAATACTCTGTTTCATCTTCAGAAGAATAA
- a CDS encoding DUF4261 domain-containing protein has product MSSAFTGFVLLNEAKFDKEKFLKDLKEDWKITLDLGGEDENKEKDMLVGNIGDIMVAVALMPAPIPNNEAVENAKTNYRWPDAVKVAEEHKAHILVSLLGEPDLIEGAKLYTKIVSALTQQENCTGINVLGTVLNPGMYRDFTKYYEEKDMFPVENMIFIGLYAVEDNKVSAYTYGMEAFGKKEMEIIASSQNPEDIYYFLQGVADYVITSDVILQDGETIGFSAEQKIPITHSKAIAVDGVSIKLGF; this is encoded by the coding sequence ATGAGTAGTGCATTTACAGGTTTTGTATTATTAAACGAAGCTAAATTTGATAAAGAAAAATTTTTAAAAGATTTAAAAGAAGATTGGAAAATCACATTAGATTTAGGTGGAGAAGACGAAAATAAAGAAAAAGATATGTTAGTTGGAAATATTGGAGATATAATGGTTGCTGTTGCTTTAATGCCAGCTCCTATTCCTAATAATGAAGCAGTAGAAAATGCAAAGACAAACTACAGATGGCCAGATGCAGTTAAAGTTGCTGAAGAACATAAGGCTCATATTTTAGTTTCTCTATTGGGAGAGCCAGACTTAATAGAAGGTGCAAAGTTATATACAAAGATTGTATCAGCACTTACACAACAAGAAAATTGTACAGGAATTAATGTCTTAGGAACAGTTTTAAATCCTGGTATGTATAGAGATTTTACAAAATACTATGAAGAAAAAGATATGTTCCCAGTTGAAAATATGATATTTATAGGATTATATGCAGTAGAGGATAATAAAGTAAGTGCCTATACTTATGGTATGGAAGCATTTGGAAAAAAAGAAATGGAAATAATAGCTAGTTCACAAAATCCAGAAGATATTTACTATTTCTTACAAGGAGTGGCAGACTATGTTATAACTTCTGATGTTATATTACAAGATGGTGAAACAATAGGTTTCTCAGCTGAGCAAAAAATTCCTATAACTCATTCAAAAGCTATAGCTGTTGATGGAGTATCAATAAAATTAGGTTTTTAA